A genome region from Trichoderma asperellum chromosome 7, complete sequence includes the following:
- a CDS encoding uncharacterized protein (EggNog:ENOG41), translating to MATTSRSEFYRSQFNPEPSQGMAAYAAPSLFQPHFARQAIRDAHKKKIPPLLGYYCGLGSTKITRWVAPLNFDVVWVDWEHSAMNVETMTTIVHEAIFMSHGKTIPFVRVPGHDHAAIGYALDAGASLVIPQVETVEQAKHVVSAAKFGSKQNGTRSAPPFRLFPGVTDRPFQEGRDIFEALNHQAAIMIQIESLAGINNLDAILTEVPDIDMVWLGTLDCRVEMNMPSNMGMGGNEPEWLEARQKFFDVLDKHDKPYGGFAFPTPPFGGEEVFKKAAERMSFIMAAADTMALAGMGEALKLSREFVALKKEEKVPTHNAVKGETESLKQPPLKV from the exons ATGGCAACAACGTCGCGTTCAGAATTTTACCGCTCTCAGTTTAACCCCGAGCCATCTCAAGGCATGGCCGCCTACGCCGcgccctctctcttccaacCTCATTTCGCTCGCCAAGCCATTCGTGATGctcacaagaagaagattccTCCGTTGTTGGGCTACTACTGCGGCCTTGGCTCTACAAAAATCACACGCTGGGTAGCACCTCTAAACTTTGATGTCGTTTGGGTCGACTGGGAACATAGCGCTATGAACGTCGAGACAATGACCACGATAGTCCATGAGGCAATCTTCATGAGCCACGGAAAGACGATTCCATTTGTCAGGGTGCCAGGGCATGATCATGCAGCTATTGGATATGCGCTAGATGCGGGCGCCAGTCTCGTTATTCCTCAG GTTGAGACTGTTGAGCAGGCCAAACACGTCGTATCAGCAGCCAAATTCGGATCAAAGCAAAATGGTACCCGATCTGCGCCTCCCTTCCGACTCTTCCCCGGCGTTACAGATCGACCATTCCAGGAAGGCAGAGACATCTTTGAGGCTCTCAACCACCAGGCAGCCATCATGATTCAGATTGAATCCCTAGCAG GCATTAACAACCTCGACGCCATCCTCACAGAGGTGCCTGATATTGACATGGTATGGCTCGGAACCCTCGACTGTCGCGTAGAGATGAATATGCCAAGCAATATGGGCATGGGCGGTAACGAGCCGGAATGGCTAGAGGCACGACAGAAGTTCTTTGATGTTTTGGACAAGCACGACAAGCCCTATGGCGGCTTCGCCTTCCCTACGCCTCCCTTTGGCGGCGAAGAGGTGTTTAAGAAGGCTGCGGAGCGCATGTCGTTCATcatggcggcagcagatACAATGGCATTGGCAGGAATGGGCGAGGCCTTGAAGCTGTCGAGAGAGTTTGtggcgctgaagaaggaagagaaggtgCCCACGCACAACGCTGTGAAAGGCGAGACAGAAAGCCTAAAGCAACCCCCGTTGAAGgtgtag